Proteins co-encoded in one Thamnophis elegans isolate rThaEle1 chromosome 1, rThaEle1.pri, whole genome shotgun sequence genomic window:
- the ZNF410 gene encoding zinc finger protein 410 codes for MLSDELESKPELLVQFVQNTSIPLGQGLVESEPKNITCLSLLPVTESPQCNRLILPDDSPNHIHSSKHASSSAVLRSLQVNVGPDGEETRAQTVQKPPDLLPSPDTSTLLQDLQPGDNTSFILLNLTRTGLGSSSEHLVFVQDGAVDSGNNFFANNNTDSSTPWFLRVQELAHDSLIAATRAQLAKNAKASNNGENVHVCSGESQPKESSPIPHLPRVEKKLQCTVEGCDRTFVWPTHFKYHLKTHRNDRSYTCPAKDCGKSFYVLQRLKVHMRTHNGEKPFICSELGCGKQFTTAGNLKNHLRIHTGEKPFLCEAQGCGRSFAEYSSLRKHLVVHSGLKPHQCQICGKTFSQSGSRNVHMKKHHSRVETISNRQHEQTESLMGSSLLEESELDSKSLVSMNSPSSLVESLHLPDPESIIGVKEEVLAEAAVNSLHDVSDVVLPSHHLMPMSTSRHSYGVSSLLQ; via the exons ATGTTATCAGATGAGTTAGAGTCTAAACCAGAG TTGCTGGTTCAGTTTGTTCAGAACACATCTATCCCACTAGGACAGGGGCTTGTGGAATCAGAACCTAAAAATATTACCTGTCTATCTCTTCTTCCCGTTACAGAATCCCCACAATGCAACAGATTGATATTGCCAG ATGATTCCCCAAACCATATTCATTCTTCCAAGCATGCTTCTTCTTCGGCTGTTCTGCGAAGTCTCCAAGTAAATGTTGGCCCTGATGGTGAGGAGACAAGGGCACAAACAGTACAGAAACCACCTGACCTTCTTCCAAGTCCTGATACATCTACCTTATTGCAAGATCTTCAGCCTGGTGATAACACTTCCTTTATTCTCCTCAATTTAACACGGACAG GTCTTGGGTCTTCTTCAGAACACCTGGTATTTGTCCAGGATGGAGCAGTCGATTCTGGGAACAATttctttgcaaataataatacagACAGCAGTACCCCATGGTTTTTACGTGTACAAGAACTGGCTCATGATAGTTTGATTGCTGCCACCCGAGCACAGCTCGCTAAGAATGCCAAAGCAAGCAATAATG gagaaaaTGTTCATGTTTGTTCAGGAGAATCACAGCCGAAGGAATCCAGCCCCATTCCTCACCTACCCCgggtagaaaaaaaattgcagtgcACTGTTGAAGGCTGTGATCGAACATTTGTATGGCCAACTCACTTCAAATATCATCTAAAAACCCACAG GAATGATCGCTCCTACACATGCCCAGCAaaagattgtgggaaaagcttttatGTTTTACAAAGATTGAAGGTGCACATGAGAACACACAATGGTGAGAAACCATTTATTTGCTCTGAACTAGGCTGTGGAAAGCAATTCACAACAGCTGGGAATCTAAAGAATCATCTGCGAATTCACACTG gagaaaagcctttTTTATGTGAGGCCCAGGGCTGTGGTCGTTCCTTTGCTGAATATTCCAGCCTTCGGAAACACCTAGTTGTCCATTCAG GACTAAAGCCACATCAATGTCAAATTTGTGGGAAGACATTTTCTCAGAGTGGTAGTAGAAATGTACACATGAAGAAACATCATTCGAGGGTTGAAACAATTAGCAATAGACAGCATGAGCAAACAG AATCACTGATGGGCAGCAGTTTATTGGAAGAATCTGAATTAGATAGCAAGAGCTTGGTGTCAATGAATTCTCCATCTAGCCTTGTTGAATCTTTGCATTTGCCAGATCCGGAATCAATCATTGGTGTAAAAGAAG AGGTTCTAGCTGAAGCAGCAGTAAATTCTCTCCATGATGTATCTGATGTGGTTTTGCCATCTCATCATCTGATGCCCATGTCAACATCAAGGCACTCTTACGGCGTATCATCCTTACTACAATAA